A genomic stretch from Alloyangia pacifica includes:
- a CDS encoding ABC transporter ATP-binding protein — MTETAMIQDPILSVRDLNITFRSEGRVTQAVRGVSFDLGAEKLGIVGESGSGKSQTGRALMRLSPPSAEITAERMQFGAIDLMRASERQMMRIRGNDIAMILQDPKYSLNPLMKVGKQIAEAYRMHHRVGRAEARRRAMAMLESVHIRDPERVYELLPHEVSGGMGQRIMIAMMLIAEPKLIIADEPTSALDVTVRRQVLSVLQELVDRAGASLIFISHDLNLVADFCDRVLVMYRGRVLENLPAATLGQARHPYTRGLLDSLPRLDHPCDELAVPVRDPAWLGAPVA, encoded by the coding sequence ATGACTGAAACTGCCATGATCCAAGACCCAATCCTCAGCGTTCGCGACCTTAACATCACCTTCCGCAGCGAGGGCCGCGTCACGCAGGCGGTCCGCGGCGTCTCCTTCGACCTCGGCGCCGAGAAGTTGGGGATCGTCGGCGAGTCCGGCTCGGGCAAGAGCCAGACCGGCCGCGCCCTGATGCGCCTCTCTCCGCCGTCGGCCGAGATCACCGCCGAGCGCATGCAGTTCGGCGCGATCGACCTTATGCGCGCCAGCGAGCGGCAGATGATGCGGATCCGCGGCAACGACATCGCGATGATCCTGCAGGATCCGAAGTATTCGCTGAACCCGCTGATGAAGGTCGGCAAGCAGATCGCCGAGGCCTATCGCATGCATCACCGTGTCGGCCGCGCCGAGGCGCGCCGCCGTGCCATGGCGATGCTCGAGAGCGTACATATCCGAGACCCCGAACGGGTCTACGAGCTGCTGCCGCACGAGGTTTCGGGCGGCATGGGGCAGCGCATCATGATTGCCATGATGCTAATCGCCGAACCCAAGCTGATCATCGCGGATGAGCCGACCTCGGCGCTCGACGTGACGGTCCGGCGGCAGGTGCTGTCAGTGCTTCAGGAGCTCGTTGACCGCGCCGGGGCAAGCCTCATCTTCATCAGCCACGATCTCAACCTCGTCGCCGATTTCTGCGACCGGGTGCTGGTAATGTACCGCGGCCGCGTGCTCGAGAACCTCCCGGCGGCAACGCTCGGACAGGCGCGTCACCCCTACACTCGCGGCCTGCTCGACAGCCTGCCGCGTCTCGACCACCCCTGCGACGAGCTTGCGGTGCCGGTGCGCGACCCGGCCTGGCTCGGCGCGCCCGTCGCCTGA
- a CDS encoding ABC transporter permease — protein sequence MSDISSPPQSGSLGAWLRDPNPTSPLQARLHQSWRMWRKLRRNGSALLGLAILLVISLAALFAPLLATHDIFAQDLGNRLALPSGEHWFGTDELGRDIYSRLLYGARITLYIAGLTAVISAPIGLLVGAVSGYFGGWVDTVMMRVTEIFLAFPSLVLALAFVSALGPGINNAIIAISFTAWPPIARLARAETLIIRRSDYISAVRLQGASALRIISRHVVPMCLPSVIARVTLNMASIILSAAGLGFLGLGAQPPSPEWGAMLSSARQFILSNGYVAAAPGMAILLTSIAFNLVGDGLRDVLDPRHD from the coding sequence ATGAGCGACATCTCCTCTCCGCCGCAGTCCGGCTCGCTGGGCGCCTGGCTGCGCGATCCCAACCCAACCTCGCCCCTGCAGGCGCGGCTGCACCAGAGCTGGCGTATGTGGCGCAAGTTGCGGCGCAACGGCTCTGCCCTGCTGGGTCTGGCGATCCTGCTGGTAATCTCGCTGGCCGCGCTGTTCGCGCCACTGCTGGCGACGCATGACATCTTTGCGCAGGATCTCGGCAATCGGCTGGCGCTTCCTTCGGGCGAGCATTGGTTCGGCACTGACGAACTTGGCCGAGACATCTACTCGCGGCTGCTCTACGGCGCCCGCATCACCCTTTACATAGCTGGCCTGACGGCGGTGATCTCGGCGCCGATCGGGCTGCTGGTGGGGGCTGTCTCGGGGTATTTCGGCGGCTGGGTCGACACGGTGATGATGCGCGTCACCGAGATTTTCCTTGCCTTCCCGTCGCTGGTTCTTGCGCTGGCCTTCGTGTCGGCGCTCGGGCCGGGCATAAACAACGCGATCATCGCCATCTCATTCACCGCGTGGCCGCCGATCGCCCGACTGGCACGGGCCGAGACGCTGATCATCCGCCGCTCGGACTATATCTCGGCGGTGCGACTGCAAGGCGCGTCGGCGTTGCGCATCATCTCGCGGCACGTGGTGCCGATGTGCCTGCCCTCGGTGATCGCACGGGTCACGCTGAACATGGCGTCGATCATCCTCTCGGCGGCAGGCCTTGGCTTTCTCGGCCTCGGGGCACAGCCGCCGAGCCCGGAATGGGGGGCCATGCTGTCCTCCGCGCGCCAGTTCATCCTGTCGAACGGCTATGTCGCCGCCGCCCCGGGCATGGCGATCCTGCTGACCTCGATTGCCTTCAACCTCGTGGGCGACGGCCTGCGCGACGTTCTGGACCCGCGCCATGACTGA